In Acinetobacter pittii, one genomic interval encodes:
- a CDS encoding LysR family transcriptional regulator produces MNKQTSWDDQKFFLVVLEEGSFSAAARKLGVTQPTVRTRIEQLENQLGTVLFSRSVHGLKPTEHALALELPVRAMQRASDHFMRTASAPLNLIAGSVRVSVSEFLGTLVLPQMLTKFRSLYPEVNIEISLNNASANLLEQEVDLAIRMYPPVQEALVAKKVGEVPLGLYAHRDYIQRKGSPICLADLSQHDLIGPDRNLLEREMMRIFLPEIKNEQFKIRTDSHPAQFSAVKAALGVGFIQCPIANQCPELVQLLPDLEIHRYDLWLVIHEDFRQIPKIRALFDYLAQAFAEYLDGES; encoded by the coding sequence ATGAACAAACAGACTTCTTGGGATGATCAGAAATTCTTTTTAGTGGTTTTAGAAGAGGGGAGTTTCTCGGCAGCCGCTCGTAAATTAGGCGTTACTCAACCCACTGTACGAACACGTATAGAACAGCTTGAAAATCAGTTGGGGACTGTTTTGTTTAGTCGTTCTGTTCATGGCTTGAAACCGACAGAACATGCTCTAGCTCTTGAACTGCCAGTTCGGGCTATGCAACGTGCTTCTGATCATTTTATGCGTACAGCAAGTGCCCCTCTAAATCTAATTGCAGGCAGTGTACGGGTAAGTGTATCGGAGTTCCTGGGCACGCTTGTTCTGCCTCAAATGCTCACAAAATTCCGTTCACTTTACCCAGAAGTTAATATCGAAATATCTTTAAACAATGCTTCTGCCAACTTATTAGAGCAAGAGGTTGATCTGGCAATCAGGATGTATCCTCCTGTTCAGGAAGCGCTTGTAGCCAAAAAGGTTGGTGAGGTGCCATTGGGGCTATATGCACATCGAGATTATATACAGCGTAAAGGTTCCCCCATCTGTCTAGCAGATTTAAGCCAGCATGATCTGATAGGACCCGACCGTAATCTTCTTGAAAGAGAAATGATGAGGATTTTTCTACCTGAAATAAAAAATGAACAATTCAAAATACGCACCGATAGTCATCCTGCTCAGTTCTCAGCAGTTAAAGCTGCTTTAGGAGTAGGTTTTATTCAGTGCCCTATAGCAAATCAATGCCCAGAGCTTGTTCAACTGCTTCCAGACCTAGAGATTCATCGATATGATCTATGGCTGGTTATTCATGAAGACTTTAGACAAATTCCAAAAATCAGAGCGCTTTTTGATTATTTGGCTCAAGCTTTTGCAGAGTATTTAGATGGGGAAAGTTAG
- a CDS encoding SIMPL domain-containing protein (The SIMPL domain is named for its presence in mouse protein SIMPL (signalling molecule that associates with mouse pelle-like kinase). Bacterial member BP26, from Brucella, was shown to assemble into a channel-like structure, while YggE from E. coli has been associated with resistance to oxidative stress.), translated as MRTLAVSTLLLGSLLSPFVFAQDDNALNYNIVNVQAEASRQVSNDEMHATLYIEKSNKQPAELSNQINQLMNQALTVSRKYPQVKVETGAQSTYPIYDNDSNKLKEWRGRAEIRLESKDFKAASQLVNELQQNFQTQSINFTVSDEQRKKVENELMVEASKNFQQRAQMLTQAWNKNQYTLVNLNLNTNNYFPQPVMRASMAKFAMAEAAPAQDMAAGESKITVNANGSIQFK; from the coding sequence ATGCGTACTTTAGCCGTCTCTACCCTTCTTTTAGGTTCCCTCCTTAGCCCTTTCGTTTTTGCTCAGGATGATAATGCTTTGAACTACAATATTGTAAATGTACAAGCTGAGGCTTCTCGTCAAGTTTCAAACGATGAAATGCATGCAACTTTATATATTGAAAAAAGTAACAAACAACCAGCCGAACTTTCAAATCAAATTAACCAATTAATGAATCAGGCGCTTACCGTTTCTCGTAAATATCCTCAAGTCAAAGTGGAAACAGGTGCTCAAAGCACTTATCCAATTTACGATAACGATAGCAATAAGTTAAAAGAATGGCGTGGTCGCGCTGAAATCCGTTTAGAAAGTAAAGACTTTAAAGCTGCTAGCCAGCTAGTGAATGAATTACAGCAAAACTTCCAGACTCAATCGATTAATTTTACAGTTTCTGATGAACAACGTAAAAAAGTTGAAAATGAGTTAATGGTAGAAGCATCTAAAAACTTTCAACAACGCGCTCAAATGTTGACTCAAGCATGGAATAAAAACCAATATACATTGGTTAATCTGAACTTGAATACCAACAACTATTTCCCACAACCTGTAATGCGTGCCAGCATGGCTAAGTTCGCTATGGCCGAAGCTGCACCAGCTCAAGACATGGCAGCTGGTGAGTCTAAAATTACTGTAAATGCGAACGGTTCAATTCAGTTTAAATAA